One part of the Rutidosis leptorrhynchoides isolate AG116_Rl617_1_P2 chromosome 1, CSIRO_AGI_Rlap_v1, whole genome shotgun sequence genome encodes these proteins:
- the LOC139878424 gene encoding protein Brevis radix-like 4, translating to MLTCIARSKQPDEEPNETKPIKTLTSQIKDMALKASGSAYKISCNPCTGSTIMMTPQHVHKNNEVDSSDLSTSVSDRFKWSYRRTGSKNSSSGRVWGKEMEARLKGISSGDVSVGSLSASASGRRPDPIVLEEENEPKEWVAQVEPGVLITFVSLPRGGNDLKRIRFSREMFNKWQAQKWWQENYDKVMELYNVQRLNRQAFPLPTPPRSEDESNMKFECIGDSPITPPLSKERLPRTLYRPMGMGYSSSDSLDQQSLTMGRSNRDSSGLTATPKVSSISVAKTETSSMDASIRTSSSREADRSGELSISNVSDIENEWVEQDEPGVYITINALPSGLRELRRVRFSREKFGEVDARLWWEENRARIHKQYL from the exons atgctaACATGCATTGCTCGTTCCAAACAACCAGATGAAGAACCTAACGAAACAAAACCCATCAAAACACTCACTTCACAA ATAAAGGATATGGCACTAAAAGCATCAGGATCAGCCTACAAAATCAGTTGCAATCCGTGTACAGGATCAACCATTATGATGACTCCACAACACGTACATAAAAATAATGAGGTGGACTCCTCTGATTTGTCCACGTCAGTTTCCGACAGATTCAAGTGGTCGTACCGTCGAACGGGCAGTAAAAACTCGAGTTCGGGCAGGGTGTGGGGGAAGGAAATGGAAGCCAGATTGAAAGGGATATCGAGTGGTGACGTGTCAGTCGGGTCATTGTCTGCATCTGCTAGTGGACGGAGACCCGACCCGATTGTTTTAGAAGAAGAGAATGAGCCAAAAGAATGGGTTGCTCAGGTGGAACCGGGTGTTCTAATCACTTTTGTTTCTTTGCCACGTGGCGGTAATGATCTTAAACGCATCCGCTTCAG TCGAGAGATGTTTAACAAGTGGCAAGCTCAAAAATGGTGGCAAGAAAATTACGACAAAGTGATGGAACTTTACAACGTTCAGAGGCTAAACCGACAAGCGTTTCCCCTTCCAACGCCTCCAAGATCCGAAGATGAG AGTAACATGAAATTTGAGTGTATTGGGGACAGTCCAATAACACCACCTTTGAGTAAAGAAAGGCTACCTAGAACGTTATACCGCCCAATGGGTATGGGATACTCATCATCCGACTCACTTGACCAACAAAGCTTAACCATGGGTAGGTCTAACCGCGACTCCTCTGGTCTAACTGCTACTCCAAAGGTATCAAGTATTAGTGTGGCTAAAACAGAAACGTCATCCATGGATGCATCCATTAGGACCAGCTCCTCACGAGAGGCTGATCGCTCGGGAGAGCTATCTATTAGTAATGTCAGTGATATTGAGAACGAATGGGTTGAACAAGACGAGCCAGGAGTGTACATTACTATCAATGCTCTTCCAAGTGGCTTGAGAGAACTTAGACGTGTTAGATTCAG TCGCGAAAAATTTGGGGAGGTTGATGCGAGACTGTGGTGGGAAGAAAACCGAGCGAGGATCCATAAACAATACTTGTGA